The genomic stretch tccaagtttactagcttcgttacgAACctaatcaagcaattgttcatgACTACCGAAgttccgatcatttgtaaattgttgtcgtacatcaaccgcattgatcatagattTAACATCGATAActggatcgttattaacgttgacaacttccagaactactgcgtcatcgtcttgcacaatgttgtccggatgcaccatacctaacatatgcaaaaattagcaaaattgaccaaaactgttttttttaactgccagggcttatttcggaagttcatttccaaaatttgttaggtaacatatttcggaaatgaacttccgaaccatcgcaggtttcagcagaactttgttgaatcaatgtagtgaaataggggatgaaatgagagatgtttacctcaaattgttgCTTTTTAtactccctttaacgtgatcaacggtttgaaacttgatttcaggacgaaaaatggatggagattgattgagttttggagagggtttggagaagttttggagaaaaaatgatgaaatagtgaaggagggaaaattgtatatgcagaaatgttttcggaaatgaactttcaaaatattcacggttttgaattttttttgacttcggaaatgcatctccgaaaacaccacttttttggtgttttcggagatgtttggtgttttcggagatgcatttccgaagtcaaatttttttttttaaaaaaataacttcgtagatgcatctccgaagcagggcaATTAGGGGATTTCGCAGGGGGTGACCCCCAcagagaggtgggtaaagaaaaaacctaaaagATTGTAAGAATTCTCTATCATTTTTCTCTATTTATATGTTGAAAGTCTTTCCACGTCTTTGATCATCATCAATTAATCCTATAGTATAAAAACACTAAATATCAATATTGGTTATTGTTGATATCGTTTTGTCGCAGTTAATTTCACAGTCACGAATCTTTGTACTTCCTCAAACTTTTGAAAGATAAGTTTAACCTCAATTCGGGACTTAAGAATAAACATTTTCTGGAAAAATCTCTAACTCATTATCCTTTGAAGCTTTGTATTGTTACTCCATTTGCTAAACAACTGCATTCACTTTGTGGTCTAGCTGTTTAGGCCTCTGTTTTCTCTAAACTCTACATCACTTTCTAAATAATTCACATAACATAGGCTACCATGTCTCCCCTAGATCAAAGAGAGCATCCTGAAGTTCAGAGATCGCATATGTTGCTTATATGGTCTAGGAGCAGGAACAACAAAACTTCACCTATAAAAAACTTGAAAAAGTGTGAAATCTATAGAGAAAACTATTCTAGTGGTTAAAACATCGGGACCTATAAAATTTATAAGGATAGTTCGGGATTCTTTTTATTTTGTGATGTACCTACCCACCATTCTCGCCTTCTTGATTAGTGATCACTAGGATATTTAGTATACATTCATGTTTTTAACATTGTTCACAATATTTAACAAAtgtttctaatattatttataatattttgttagaAGTCTTAATTCATTATTTTATGGAAAATATGTATTTGACATAATTGCGAGTTCGCGAGTTCGGACAAGTTAGTTGTATTTAAcatatataattgaatataacatATAGTTGTTGTTTTGAAATCAAAATATAACTTTGTATGATGTTTGAGTGATATGTTTTGGATTTGGGTTTCGACCGTCTATAAATAAGCATGATGTTGCATAACTTTATAATACATTTAACAGTTTcataaattttgaaatataatttttttctcattctcaatttttttttctggATATGGATCCTCTCCTTCCCTTTCTCTCATGCTTCCATCATGCTCAAAATCTTAACCAttcattcattttatttatttgtctCTTATGAACTATTACTTTATGGTGTGGatatatcaaccattggattaaaAATGGAGGGATGGCTGAACCATAAAAATTGAAGAGGATCtacatccttttttctttctttaaccttcttcatcatctttcttaaaaaatttagttgttcgaataatttaataaatttggtTTGAAATAAAATAGTTTCTCTAaaataatctttatttttttgggcGACTGATTTAAAATTGACGATCCATAAAGACTTAGAGCATCTcgaatgaaaaaaataattttgattgttTGTGTTATACTTTGTAGGTCCAAATGTATCTAAGaaattcataaataatttttatcataaaatatgaTGATTATAATTAAACAATCTAAAATTGAATCCACTaatttatactattttatttgtattaaaagaaaaataattttttatgtgtaAAAAGAATTtatcttttcataaaaaataatattttaataataaacaaTGTGTTTTTGTGAttgattatttaaataatattttttattttcaaaaaatctaaAACGTTAACTAAACAAATTCCaatgataaattaaaataaacaacctAGCTCATCATTATGCAATTAACAAACAACTATTCATCCATTAGAAATGCTCTTAGTGATTCATCATGAGATGAGATCTTTAATTCAATTGCATTCCGTTGTTTACACAATTGAGGGAAGTGTGTGGAGCAATGTCTTTTATTAGTTTAGACTTTCGACGGTATTATTCAACAATCTTGTTTTCATACTCATCAAGTTGGCAGTCTTCTCCCTCTTAAAAAGAATTCTATGAtcagttttatttataaaattttgatttttacaaaaataattgtcTGAAAGTTAAAAGTACATGAATCAAACATAAATTTATCGTTCATCATAATCTTCTTTTTTATAGGATAGATTAGTTCATACCGTTCTCATCTAATTCATACCAAAATAAACTTTATTAGCATGTTGATTTAACTTTGTGAtaacaaatttatttaatttattttattgaacAATTTGGTCAATTAAATAAAtctaattacaaaaaaaaaattaactcaaaTAACTTTTTTCACGAtaatacatatttatttatttactattaaaTACAAATGTCATATgcgattattattttaaaaagaatCAAATACTTTGTTTCTTATATTGAATTTTGGTGATGAGTATAcaataaaaaagattaaaaaataaatattataaataaaaaatgaagaaaagttaaaacagaaagaaaaaaaaaacagacagAAGGTTCGGGAAGGTACTAAAAATAGAAAGAATGGTTAATGTAACTTGAAACCACTAGAAGTTTCACGTAACACCCTGTTTCTCCGTTTTGTTTCATTTTTCTTGAACCTTCTACTTTCTTCTCCCTTTTCACCCTTTAAATACTCCAATTCATCACCACCTTTATCATCACACaaatcatcaaaaatcatttcATCAAAGTAGATACAAAATTCAGAGGAAGCCTGCGAATATGGATTTCAGATTGATGGGTTTGGATGCTCCAGTATTGCATGCTCTGCACCAAATGATGGACCTTTCTGACGACAATTCTTCCGACAAGTCACCACACAATGCTCCTACAAGATCCTATGTGAGAGATGCGAAAGCGATGGCTGCAACTCCGGCGGACGTGAAGGAATATCCAAATTCATACGTGTTTGTGATCGATATGCCGGGGTTGAAATCTGGTGACATAAAGGTTCAGGTAGAAGATGATAACGTGCTTGTGATAAGTGGTGAGAGGAagagggaagaagagaaagaaggtgctaagtatttgagaatgGAGAGAAGGGTTGGGAAATTCATGCGAAAGTTTGTTCTTCCTGAGAATGCCAATACTGATGGTGTTTCGGCAGTGTGTCAAGATGGGGTGTTGAGTGTTACCGTTGAGAAATTGCCTCCACCTCAGCCTAAGAATCCTAGAACTATTGAAGTTAAGATTGCTTGAAATCGAAACCTTGTTTTGAATAATCACGACCTTTGAGGCAGAGAGGAGTACTATGTTGTTTTTTAAGGCTGTTACTGTTTATAGTTTGTTTTGGATTTAGTGATCATCATTGCAGTAATAACTTTGATTTGTAATGCAGTGGTTATGTTTCTATATGGTTgtgaaagaagttatggctcatGGTGTAACACCTTCATCTCTTGTAACTTCTTAAGAGAAACATCAATATGGTCACCCATTcaaaatagagtttttttttttatacataGGTTTATCCACATGCTTAAGTTGGACCCAAAAATACCTCTTTATTGTATAGGCTATGAGGTTGGAATTAAGTTTGACCCAAAAATACCCCTTAAGCAAGATCTCCTAGTCTTTGAATTCTCGTTGCTGTCATGAGGTGATACTTGCAGTATATTTATTTTCCATACTACTTAAGGTGGCCACTATGTCCTGATCATATGTATCATTCGCAACTAATTTTCCTCTAAGGCTAGCCGTGACAAAAATACTAGGCTAAGAATATGTTGGAAGGCGTTGGGTAACAATATCTACTTGACTTCGGATTCTATGAACCATAAGCTGATACATGATGTCAAATATCCTTATGTATAAATGttttaaattgaaatatttagACATTACCATGGGGTCTTTAGGTTGAACAACTATCACAACTCTAAATTTGTTTACGAAGAGGCATTATCGTTCGTATATTAACTGCAAAATTCATCTCGTGGTTGTTGATCTAATCTCCTTGTAAATGACAGTGAAAGTCGATTTATGCTGAAGAGTGTTGAAATTAAACTCAaatctttgagtaattccttatcactACACAATGACAACGAAGAAAACAGGAAAAATAATTTTCTACAGAGTTTCTCTCTTTCTACAAACTGTGGAAACTCACTTATTCTCTTGCAACTACAAATTCTGTAAATACAAGTTGTTATACAAAAATAGGGattacttcctctatttatagttttaggtttgctttctccctaaggcaaataaatctcaaaactACAGAAGCCCAAGATACCTATTTTAGATCTAAATTGAATCTATGTGTAGTAACCTGCTTACAACACTTCGACACACATAGTTTCGacacaaaagaattaaaatttaacacaccatataattaattataattgtgTCTAAACTATCTATTTTCATCAtggctcttagtcttctgaatattttGACTTGCACTTTCTTCGTCATGATGTCTACAATCTAATTCTCAGTTCTGCAGTATTCCAgattcatcttccctttagctacctactctcgaagataatggaatctcatttcgatgtgcttgctttgactatgtgctatcgggttcttcgctagattgatagctgacatgttATCAATTTTTCATGGTAATTTCTCCATGATCTTCTGCTGTAATCTCTTCGACCAAATTCctcatccatgttgcttgacacgCATAAGCAGCTATGTACTCTACTTCACATGATGATAGTGCCACTGCTGGTTTTTTTCTCGAACTCTAAGCAACTGGCGctccacctagcataaacacataaccagcagaggattttcgatcctcagcatcactacaccaacttaaATCGATGCAATCCCCTAACTTGCATTCTTTTCCCTCATCAGCTGCGCTGCAGGAAATAAAATgtcatagtcgagagttcctttcagatacctcagtatccCCTTCGTCGCTGCTAGATATGATACATTTGGCTTGTGCATGAATCTACTCACCATACCCACAATGTATGCTAAGTCAaaccttgtgtgacaaaggtatctcaatgatCCAACCAGTCTTTTGTACTGGGTTGGatcgacatcatcttcatctgatTCTTTCGACAATTAAAGTCTTGGTTTTGCAGATGTCGAAGTcgagttgcattcttccatctcaagtctcttgagaatttcacttgcatatcttctttgatgcatcatcaagcatCTACTATTCTTGTAGAATTTGATGCgaaggaaatatgaaatgtcaTCCAAGTCAAACATTTTGaattccttgctaagatcacatttgaagtcttcgatctctttcttgcagctacttGTTATCAACAAGTcgtcgacatagagacatagtataagaaATTCACTTTTGCTTATTCTTACATATACTCTATGCTCAATTGTGTACTTCACAAATTTCTTCTTCCTTAGGAAACTATCGATTTTCTTATTTCAAGCTTTTGGAGCTTGCTTTagtccatacagggctttatgcagcctATACACCTTTACCTCTTTGCCATGTTTCACAAATCCAACTGATtatgcaacatagacttcttcatggggccattcaggaatgcacatttaacatccatctgacacatgtgccaatttTTCATTAATAATCCAAGACGAGTAATCTTGTTTGATGCTAGACCAAACAAAGAAAGGAATGTGATGACGGATAATACCAGATTACAAAGGGTACGAGACCGAAGAAAAACCGCCCAAGAATCATTAGAATTCAAAAAGTCCGAGCATAACTTGAGATTGGAAGCTTCATTGAGAGAAACAAGAGAACGGATACCCAGACCACCTTCAGTAAAAGGTTTACAACAATTATTCTAAGAAATCGTGACCAATTTTTTGATGGCAATATTACCTCTCCAAATAAAATTGAGAGAGGCACGCTTGAGATCCCTAAGAAGCAAAATCGGCCAAGAATAAAATTGAAGTCCTGATTTGATTTGAGTATTCCTTGGCTGAAAATGTGTGGAGCAACGTCTTTCATTATTAATTCAGAATTTTAACAGCATTATTCGACAATCTTGTTTTTCATACTCATCAATTTTGCCCTCTTAAAAAAGAATTTTGTAATGCATTTCATACTCAACAATTTTATttgtaaaattttgattttttttataagataaaattttgatttttacaaAATAGTTGTCTGAAAGTAAAAGTACATGAATCAAACATAAATTTATGGTTCATGATAATCTTCTTTTTATAGGATATATTAGTTCATACAGTTACTCATCTAATTTATACCAAAATGAACTTTATTAACATGTTGATTTAACTTTGTGATAacaaattcattttaattgatttaattttatttattttattgaactATTTGGTCAAGTAAATAAACCTAATTACAAAATTACTTTTTTCACATAATcttttaaacatttatttatcTACCATTAAATATaagagtgaagatccattttggtccctcacaaatattacacgagtcaaattagtctctcacaaaaaaattgacccaacttaatcccttacaaaatttaaccgggtcatattagtctttctgctaatatttttctcaaatcgattttttctacttctaaaccggttcttttcatacttctaaaccgtaactggactgacacgttagattttttttaaatactaaattaatttttaattttaatttcatttttaaacagttatcaataaataatatcaaaaaagccaaaattatttcttataaagtaatttttaaacaaataatttccatgatttctactaatattaacaaattctatacataaatttttacctatgaggtctcaaatccaagtcccattcaagttaaataattttcgctttacaactagacaaatcaatttctatcgttgataaagtgactatcatttacaactagaaaaatcagtttctattgttagtaaagcaactattatttacaacaagacaaatcaatttctattgttagtaaagtgattatcatttacaactagataaatcaatttctattcttAATAAAGTGATGATCATTTTCAACTAGATAAATctatttctacggttagtaaagtgactatcaataacaactagacaaatcaatttctacggttagtaaagtgactatcatttacaaatagacaaatcaatttctattgtataaTTGACtatcatttaatctgaagagacttagtttcgagaccatattgatacaaattttatattttatattttaaatttagaattgtttacaaCTACGTGGGCCtaagttcaactccttataagaaacaattttggcttttttataatattaatttataattgtttaaaaatgaaattaaaaataaaaatcaatttagtatttacaaaatgaaaaataaataaaattcaacgtggcagtccagtcacggtttaaaactagaaaaaaagccgatttgagaaaaatattagcggaaggactaatatgatccggttaaattttgtaagggattaagttgggtcaatttttttgtgagggactaatttaactcgtgtaatatttatgagggactaaaatgagtcttcactctaAATATAAATGTCgcaattattattttcaaaaagcaTCAAATActttatttcttaaaatataatgTGAATTGAGTTATGATGATCAGTATACAATACAAAAATATTGAAaagtaaatattataaataaattggaataaataaaaaatgaagaaaagttAAGAGAGAAAAAAACGGACAAAAGGTTCTGGAAGGGACTAAAAATAGAAAGAATGGTTAATGTAACTTGAAACCACTAGAAGTTTCAAGTACACCCTGTTTCTCCGTCTTGTTTCATTTTTCTTGAACCTTCTACTTTCTTCTCCCTTTTAACCCTTTAAATACTCCAATTCGTCGCCACCTCTATCATCATACaaaacatcaaaaatcatttCATCAAAGTAGATACAAAATTCAGAGGAAGCGTGCGAATATGGATTTCAGATTGATGGGTTTGGATGCTCCAGTATTGCATGCTCTGCACCAAATGATGGACCTTTCAGACGACAATTCTTCCGACAAGTCATCATTACACAATGCTCCTACAAGATCCTATGTGAGAGACGCCAAGGCGATGGCTGCAACTCCGGCGGACGTGAAGGAATATCCAAATTCATACGTGTTCGTGATCGACATGCCAGGGTTGAAATCTGGTGACATAAAGGTTCAGGTGGAAGACGATAACGTGCTTGTGATAAGTGGTGAAAGGAagagggaagaagagaaagaaggtgctaagtatttgagaatgGAGAGAAGGGTTGGGAAATTCATGCGAAAGTTTGTTCTTCCTGAGAATGCTAACACCGATGGTGTTTCGGCAGTGTGTCAAGATGGGGTTCTCAGTGTTACGGTTGAGAAATTGCCTCCGCCTCAGCCTAAGAAGCCTCGAACTATTGAGGTTAAGATTGCTTGAAATTGAAACCTTGTTTTGAATTATCATGATCTTTGGGGCAGAGGAATACTATGTGGTTTTTTAAGGCTGTTACTGTTTATGATTTGTTTGGGTAGTAATCATCATTTGAGTAAAACTTTGATTTGTAATGCAGTGGTTCTGTTTCTGTGGTTGTGATTTTATGATATACTACTATAGTTTTATTTAACGAATGCTTATTGCCTCCTTTTCTAATTTACTAATTTGCTGTTACTTAGAAGGAGAGAATCTAAAGTGATGTTTATTGTGTCGAGTGTTTTCTACAGTtatgatgaaaataaaatttatttcacgTGATAGATCTTCTATTGAGATGCGAAAGAGAACGTAAGTATCAACAGTAAAACAAGAATGAAAAATATAAAGATACATCATATTTGAAATGTGAGAGTTTTAAATGAGATGTTATTTTTGAGTTGTAGTCTATGGAGAGTTAACTGGGAATGAGAAAtgacaaaaaaatttaaaggTTATGAAAATGCATAGCGTCTAAAATAAGAAGAGGTGAAAGTTGTATGTGTTAAAAATTTCTCAAATTTGAAAAATTGGTGAAAGATACAATATTTAAACCGATGAAGGAGAAAGATGTAAGATAATAGGTTGGCTGTATAATACTAAAAGAACACATTCAACAAAAATGTGTTATGATCTCAATTCTCAATtagatgaaaatatatatatatatatatatatatatatatatatatatatatatatatatatatatatatatatatatatatatatatatatatatatatatatatatatgacagtgatgaaaatatttttagaaaccCTTTACATTTAGGTATTTTGGATTGTTGATATATGATAGAATGAAATGGAATGGAGTAGTAATTAATGAGgttttattgtttgaatttgtAAATAATGTATGAATGGAATGGAACATGGTGGAATCAATTTCATccaattttctattttgtgtttcATCCAATTTTAGGTGTATGGGATGgaataaaagaattttaaaaaattaaccaAACAACAGAATCAGTTATGTTCCGTTATATATTTAATTACGCTTCACTCTGCTCCGTTatgttccatcaatccaaacatagtcTGCTCCGTTatgttccatcaatccaaacatagtcTTAATCGCGGATGAAGAAGGTTGAGTAATGCATATTGTACAGATAAATTCAAATGCATATGATACGTTTGAACTCAAATGTGGTTGTTTAATTAGGACAACATATATATTGTGCTGTGTATAATTGCGAAGAATTTGTTGCACGAAAAACCGATCCACTTAGATGAAATTAACACTCGTTAGAATTGGTTGTAATTCGACTATGGCGATGAAGGCAATGAAGGTGATGAAGAATTAGAGAAGTTCATCTAAATATGTCTCATCTTATGGTAGTATTTTTAGGCTACATGGATTCTTTTGCTGTTTATTTGAGACTGATATTAGTGTTCCTGATACGATTGTTGTTCAACTTTTTGGTGTCATGTTTGTTAATTtcatcaataggtttgatcaccataattaatagattagtagatgattgctaacaattctaatcgataggttcgattatcactaatagaaaataaatgtattttaaaaattaattatttaattttattgttatccctcataatcaatagcttcgattacaaataataacgaattttttagaaaaaagatgctaatcatcgtaaccaataagatggttaaaaccttttagcaaaataaaccttatttttattttaattg from Vicia villosa cultivar HV-30 ecotype Madison, WI linkage group LG4, Vvil1.0, whole genome shotgun sequence encodes the following:
- the LOC131600550 gene encoding 17.9 kDa class II heat shock protein-like encodes the protein MDFRLMGLDAPVLHALHQMMDLSDDNSSDKSPHNAPTRSYVRDAKAMAATPADVKEYPNSYVFVIDMPGLKSGDIKVQVEDDNVLVISGERKREEEKEGAKYLRMERRVGKFMRKFVLPENANTDGVSAVCQDGVLSVTVEKLPPPQPKNPRTIEVKIA
- the LOC131600551 gene encoding 17.9 kDa class II heat shock protein-like, with the protein product MDFRLMGLDAPVLHALHQMMDLSDDNSSDKSSLHNAPTRSYVRDAKAMAATPADVKEYPNSYVFVIDMPGLKSGDIKVQVEDDNVLVISGERKREEEKEGAKYLRMERRVGKFMRKFVLPENANTDGVSAVCQDGVLSVTVEKLPPPQPKKPRTIEVKIA